AAGTCCACATGATATGCGTGCTGGATTTTGTCTCACTCTTGGAAAAAACCAAACTGGAGGCAGTGCTACGCCGCTCGCGCCAATAATGCCAACCTGCCTGGCCAACTTGGCTTGCCCCACGTTGACCAACAACTTTTGGAAGTTTGGTGACAGTCTGAACCACTCCAGTCTAAAGGCAAGGGTTCAGTTAGAATCGATTACTATAGGTAgcacattttaataaaaccaaaaaagtaCCTCATCAATGTTAAAAATCTCCGACGGCGTAAAATGATATCTTCCATAAAGTTCGCGCAAATTGGTCTGAAACTTTTCGACATTTGATTTATTAACTAGTCATCCGAGCCAAAGACGTGGCTTCAGGTTTTCTTATGCTCAAGTTGTGATTTCTCTTCAAAAAGCCTGAAAGCCAATCTTCCCCCGCTGTCTGGTTTGTCACCCAGGACTCTGGGACTTTTATACCATTGCTGATGGTTATACCATTGCTGATGGCGTATTCTTGTGCCAATCGGCGAGTCGCCTTTGGAGTCAAACCGTAAAACATTTTCGAACAGTTTAGCAAGTAATCCGCCAACAACTTTTCCTGCTCTTCGCTAAAAATCttgttctgtttaaaattaggAGAGTATGAGGCCAATGCACCACATTTTTTATGTCGTTGGACATAATCTGATAGGGTTGAGCGATTAACTCCGTGCTTAAAGGCACTCTGTCTGTACGAGTACCCATCTTCAATAACTGCAAGAACAGCTTTTTTCATTTGGTCGCTTGAAGCATACTCTCCTGACGTCtttcttttaaatgttcttacCATTTTTTACGATCTAAAACTATTGTGAGCATACAATATAACACACTTACTTCAACCCGGGATACGTCGGACAACACGACGTATCCCCAGACACGTGGCGACATAAAGAAGCAAAAACATGGCCGACTGTTTACCTCCTGCTCAAAATCTACGTTTGCTTATGGAAGTGTTGCTTCTAAACTACGACTTCTACCACAAAAGAATTACTTTCGGCTATCAGCAACCAAACTATACCCTTAcatacaaaaacttaaaaagtacatatttctgttaaactaactttttttattttaactattcGGTTGAACTACGCATGCCCCCAAACAGTATGTTGCTTTGTAATGGAAACATTAAgatatgtttaaaatgatatCACAATgctctattgtgacgtcatgtacaTGGTCCGAACTATCCCCGCGTCCGAGGTATCCCCGGTCTCCCctatgttaaatttgtttgttttttaatgtggtATTTGTACTGAACTGCCATGTACATTACAGCCATAGAAAGCAACATAACAAGATTTGATCCTATTGAATCTTCAACGCctcataaaaaaagaaagcaTGATGAAACATTAGAGTACNNNNNNNNNNNNNNNNNNNNNNNNNNNNNNNNNNNNNNNNNNNNNNNNNNNNNNNNNNNNNNNNNNNNNNNNNNNNNNNNNNNNNNNNNNNNNNNNNNNNNNNNNNNNNNNNNNNNNNNNNNNNNNNNNNNNNNNNNNNNNNNNNNNNNNNNNNNNNNNNNNNNNNNNNNNNNNNNNNNNNNNNNNNNNNNNNNNNNNNNNNNNNNNNNNNNNNNNNNNNNNNNNNNNNNNNNNNNNNNNNNNNNNNNNNNNNNNNNNNNNNNNNNNNNNNNNNNNNNNNNNNNNNNNNNNNNNNNNNNNNNNNNNNNNNNNNNNNNNNNNNNNNNNNNNNNNNNNNNNNNNNNNNNNNNNNNNNNNNNNNNNNNNNNNNNNNNNNNNNNNNNNNNNNNNNNNNNNNNNNNNNNNNNNNNNNNNNNNNNNNNNNNNNNNNNNNNNNNNNNNNNNNNNNNNNNNNNNNNNNNNNNNNNNNNNNNNNNNNNNNNNNNNNNNNNNNNNNNNNNNNNNNNNNNNNNNNNNNNNNNNNNNNNNNNNNNNNNNNNNNNNNNNNNNNNNNNNNNNNNNNNNNNNNNNNNNNNNNNNNNNNNNNNNNNNNNNNNNNNNNNNNNNNNNNNNNNNNNNNNNNNNNNNNNNNNNNNNNNNNNNNNNNNNNNNNNNNNNNNNNNNNNNNNNNNNNNNNNNNNNNNNNNNNNNNNNNNNNNNNNNNNNNNNNNNNNNNNNNNNNNNNNNNNNNNNNNNNNNNNNNNNNNNNNNNNNNNNNNNNNNNNNNNNNNNNNNNNNNNNNNNNNNNNNNNNNNNNNNNNNNNNNNNNNNNNNNNNNNNNNNNNNNNNNNNNNNNNNNNNNNNNNNNNNNNNNNNNNNNNNNATCCNTGAACCACAATACAAAATGTACATGTTCATGATAGCCTTATCTATCCACGCTGTGCACATCCACCTTTATCCGAAGACGAACCAAGAAGGAAATGGTTAGATTGCagcaggattgtaaaaatacccctttttcagtgataatgtcaccgtccAGATCGTTAAAAAACGTCCggattttttaaatggaacgatgtcatatttataataaaatcaacttttttacGTCCGGCTGACAATAAACCCTTTGTTTTCCTAAAAACGGAATAATTGACGACGCAAAAGCGCTCCATTTTAACCGTATTGGTTACACTTCGAAACACGGCGGATAGCTAAAATGACGTAACGGTTCGTGCAAAGTTTTTTAGTACATTTTCCTACCGGCTCTTGATTGACACAAATTATGTCATATGgaacattgtgacgtaataatgagTGGTAcaactatttttattctattgcTGTGACCTTTGATAAATCACGTATTGCAAAAAATGGCTGAAATATTAGGacgcaagaaaataaaattatccaAAAACCGCCACCGTTGTTCAAAATGCAGTAAATCCTATTGCTCTAAATGGGATTGCGAGCAACACATCGGCAGTTCAGTTCGGTGCAGTGGTGGTGAGccggttttaataaaagaagGAAATGAAAGTACAACAAGAATAACGTCTTTCTTTGCCCAAGCTTCCACTTCATCGGTCCCCAGTTTAAGTGATCATTCCAAGCAAGTCGAGGAGGGAAATGATGTGACCGACAACAGGAACACAAATGCAGCAAATCTTCTCCTTTCAGAAGATTTCATTGAAATATTTGCCGAGAAGGTATCagcaaaaataaagcaaatttcGTCCGCTAGTGCCAATTCTTCGCCCGAAAAGATAAGCTCAGTAGAGCAGATATTAagttcttttaattttataattaaatgtgGAGACGATTTAATTTGCAAAACTTGCCACGACGTTGCTCTGAGACACCCTCTTGCCCACCCTTCAGACCATACTCTGGCACGATTTACTTTAAATGGTCGAACTATTTCGAAAACGGTTTGGTCGATACGTCGACATTTGTACTCGTCATTTCACCAGCACTGCGAGGACATTGTCAGACAGGAAAGGGATATGGAAAAAAAGGCTGCGAATACCAAATTAACAGTTGGTCGGATATGGTTGCATGGCGCGCAGGAGGGAGACTCTCTCCTGCGCAGTGAGCGGAATTTGTGTATGGCGAATCACATAACTGATATTGGGGATATTGGCCACAGTCGTCACTTGGCACGTCGTTTTATTGTATCTTCGCACGAGAAAGCTAAAGAACgtgtgaagatatggtttaaCACTAAAACTCCTGCAACTAACAAACTTcctttagtttgtttaaattttgacaaGCTGACGCTGCATAGGCGCACAATGCTAATGACCGGGGGTCTCGTGCTTTTTAATGGTGTAATCACACCACTCTATCTTTCGTCTCCTGTGATGGGAAGCGATTTAAGCGGTGCTGACATCGTAGCGCTTGTTGACGGTATTGTGGTTGACTTTGGAATAGCCAAAAATCAAGTAAGTGCTGCTTCTGTTGACGGggaaattcttaaaaaaattaaaggtcATTGGAGTTCAAAGTTTGGTATGTCGGCGGATTGGTGCGGAGTGCATTGGGATCTGGCCCATGGCTTGGAATTGGCGCGAAAAGATGTTCAGCCACCATATTGGTTATCTAATAAAAATAAGCGAGGTGTGTTGGATAGGATACATAGTGTTTCCACCATGTTTAAATGGG
The sequence above is drawn from the Ciona intestinalis unplaced genomic scaffold, KH HT000784.1, whole genome shotgun sequence genome and encodes:
- the LOC113475526 gene encoding uncharacterized protein LOC113475526, whose amino-acid sequence is MAEILGRKKIKLSKNRHRCSKCSKSYCSKWDCEQHIGSSVRCSGGEPVLIKEGNESTTRITSFFAQASTSSVPSLSDHSKQVEEGNDVTDNRNTNAANLLLSEDFIEIFAEKILSSFNFIIKCGDDLICKTCHDVALRHPLAHPSDHTLARFTLNGRTISKTVWSIRRHLYSSFHQHCEDIVRQERDMEKKAANTKLTVGRIWLHGAQEGDSLLRSERNLCMANHITDIGDIGHSRHLARRFIVSSHEKAKERVKIWFNTKTPATNKLPLVCLNFDKLTLHRRTMLMTGGLVLFNGVITPLYLSSPVMGSDLSGADIVALVDGIVVDFGIAKNQVSAASVDGEILKKIKGHWSSKFGMSADWCGVHWDLAHGLELARKDVQPPYWLSNKNKRGVLDRIHSVSTMFKWGKRYEEGRELAEESGRKWYAPQGFCDTRWAQFEYRAVDSFLNNYTTVIEYFTDKSEETTPVRGNATSNAKNTLATLDNLTDITFVCRALLYSDFANELS